In Procambarus clarkii isolate CNS0578487 chromosome 36, FALCON_Pclarkii_2.0, whole genome shotgun sequence, one DNA window encodes the following:
- the LOC138371568 gene encoding A-kinase anchor protein 5-like, with protein sequence MVEQAVQSLVEQVAQSLVEQAVQSMVKQAVQSLVEQAVQSLLEQAVQSLVERAVQSLVEQAVQSLVERAVQSMVEQAVQSLVEQAVQSLVEQAVQSTVEQAVPRAWLNKQFRAWLNKQYKAWLNK encoded by the coding sequence ATGGTTGAACAAGCAGTACAAAGCCTGGTTGAACAAGTAGCTCAGAGCCTGGTTGAACAAGCAGTTCAGAGCATGGTTAAACAAGCAGTACAAAGCCTGGTTGAACAAGCAGTTCAGAGCCTGCTTGAACAAGCAGTACAGAGCCTGGTTGAACGAGCAGTTCAGAGCCTGGTTGAACAAGCAGTTCAGAGCCTGGTTGAACGAGCAGTTCAGAGCATGGTTGAACAAGCAGTTCAGAGCCTGGTTGAACAAGCAGTACAGAGCCTGGTTGAACAAGCAGTTCAGAGCACGGTTGAACAAGCAGTACCGAGAGCCTGGTTGAACAAGCAGTTCAGAGCATGGTTGAACAAGCAGTACAAAGCCTGGTTGAACAAGtag